Below is a genomic region from Parageobacillus toebii NBRC 107807.
GATTATTGAACAGGCAGGATATGGTCCATATTTTACACATCGCGTCGGCCATGGTTTAGGCATCGAATTACATGAATATCCATCTATGAATGCAACAAATACGATGCCGCTAGAGCGCGGTATGACGTTTACCATTGAACCGGGCATTTATGTTCCTTCTGTCGGCGGGGTGCGTATTGAAGACGATGTGTTCATCACCGATAACGGTGCAGAAATTTTAACGAAATATCCAAAAGAGCTTATAATCGTTTAAAGACAGATAAATAAAAGAAGCGGTCTTTCGGGATGTTGCCGAAAAGGCCGCTCTTTTTGCCGAAAACAAGATTATGATTGTTGCAGCAATGTTTTCGCATCTTTATAAGGCAATCCATGTGCCTGCGCTACCGCCTCATACGTAATATAACCGTTCAACGTATTAATTCCTTTCAACAACGCTTCGTTTTGCAAACAAGCTTCTCGATATCCTTTATTAGCGATTTGCAGCGCGTAAGGTACGGTAACGTTTGTCAGCGCAAATGTTGACGTTCTTGGCACCGCACCAGGCATATTCGCTACTGCGTAATGAACAACTCCATGTTTCACATAGATTGGATCATCATGGGTTGTAACGCGATCGGTCGTTTCAAAAATTCCTCCTTGATCAATAGCAATATCCACAAGAACAGAACCTGGTGACATCGAACGAATCATTTCTTCTGTGACGAGTTTTGGAGCTTTCGCTCCTGGAATTAACACCGCACCAATCACTAAATCAGACTGTTGCACTGATTCGGCAATATTATACGAATTTGACATTAACGTCGTCACACGATCCCCAAATAAATCGTCGAGCTCGCGGAGCCGATCTGGATTAATATCTAAAATCGTCACTTCCGCTCCAAGACCAACTGCCATCTTCGCCGCATTGGTTCCAGCAACCCCGCCGCCGATAATCGTTACTTTTCCGCGGCGCACTCCTGGTACACTTCCTAATAAAATTCCTTTCCCGCCATGCGGTTTTTCTAAAAACTGCGCTCCCACTTGTACGGACATTCGCCCCGCCACTTCACTCATTGGAGTTAATAATGGAAGCGAGCCATTTGGCAACTGCACCGTTTCGTAAGCAATTCCGACTACTTTTTTTTCGATTAATTCTTTCGTTAGCGCTTCTTCCGCCGCTAAATGTAAATACGTAAATAAAATAAGACCTTCGCGAAAGTAAGAATACTCTTGTGGAAGCGGCTCTTTCACTTTCATGACCATTTCGGACGACCACGCTTCTTGCGCCGATGAAACAATCGTTGCTCCTGCTTTTTCATATTCTTCATCGAAAAATCCTGAACCAAGCCCCGCTCCTTTTTCTATATATACCTCATGTCCTGCTTTCACTAATGTCATTACTCCGGCCGGTGTGATCGCTACTCTGTTTTCGTTATTTTTTATCTCTTTTGGAACACCGATTTTCATTGCAACGAATTCCTCCTAGCTCATTTGCTTACTATAACATATTATTTTGTTAATAAAAGGTGAGATCATCATTACTTATCTTTCTCCTATTTTCACTTAAATAAACGATCACTTTTATCTATCAAATGTTTTTTTCACATCCAATGGAACATAGAAAAACAGAAAAATCACCCCACTGCATCGAGCAAGGTGATTTTTGGAAAAATGCGCTTATGTCCAGTATCGATGAATAACATTTACTCCTCCTGTCACATCGATGATCGCTCCTGTAATCATGTCTGAATCTTCTTCGCATAAGAAAGCAACAACACGAGCGATATCTTCCCCTGTTCCCGAGCGCCCAATTGGTGTCTCATTGTCTTTTATTGTACGCGAATAGGCGATCGTCGCTTCTTTCATCTCTCCAACAATATTGCCTGGGCAAACCATATTAGCTGTAATGCCATATTCCGCTTCTTCTAGCGCGATTGTTTTCGTTAATGACACTAACCCGACTTTTGCGGCACTGAACGCGGATCGGTTCGGCCATCCCGGCGCTCCTGCCGCACCTTGAAAACCATATGTAATAATGCGGCCAAATCGTTGTTTTCTCATCACTGGAATCGTTTTTTTCAATAAATGAAATACCGCACTTAAATTTCCTTCAATCATTTCGTACCACTCATCTTCTGTATAATCAGCTAATTTTTTTCGCTCAAAAATATACGGCCCTGCGTTATTAATTAAAAAATCAATCCGCCCAAACCGATCTAACGCCGCGTCCACAAGCGCAGATAAATCCTCTTTTTTTGTGACGTCACCGCGAACAAATTGAAGCCGCTCTTTTAGATGGGCATACTTTTCTTGCAGTGATTGTACCGCTGTTTCATCACTCCGATAATTGACGGTTACCGAATATCCTTTTTCTAACAACAGTTCCGTTACTTTTCTCCCCAGCCCTTTCGCTCCGGCTGTGATGAGGGCATGTCGCACATCTACTCCTCCTCACCTTAACAACTTCCTGTCTTTACTTTACTATAAAGATATGTCTAAACGCATCCATCTCGCTTAAAAAAAATCATCATGGCGCATAAACACCATGATGTAGTGGAAATTATTCACCAACTTCACGCTTTGGATTATAGTGAAGTTCATCACGATCAACAACCCCGCTATGATATGCATCCATAATTTGCTCGCTAACCATTTTTACTGCATCTTCATCATAATCGAAATCTTTTCTATAGTTTTTTTCCATAATTATATCCCTCCTCGTTCATAGAAATATCATACATATGGTAGTTTCTCATTACTTGTAGCAGGTATACTAATAATAGAGATAGCACTTTTATCCAAAGGGAGTGGAGAACAATGACAATGACGTATAAGACGATTGTTGTTGCCATTGATGGTTCCAAAGAAGCGGAATGGGCATTCAAAAAAGCGATCCAAATTGCTAAACGTAATAATGCGAAACTTATTCTTTCTCACGTCATTGATTTACGGAGCTTTGCCGCCCCATTTGAATTATATGACAGCACCGCCGTTAAACGGTCTGAAGAATACGCAAAAGAGCTTTTAAACGGTTACCAACAACAAGCGTTGGACGCTGGATTAAACGATGTGGTCATCGACATTGAATTTGGCTCCCCAAAAGTAAAAATCGCTAAAGATATAGCGCAAAAATATAAAGCTGATTTGATCATCTGTGGAGCAACAGGATTAAACGCAGTCGAACGCCTGTTAATTGGAAGCGTTTCCGAGCATATCACCCGCTATGCGAAGTGCGATGTGCTTGTCGTGCGAACCGAAAAAGAATAAAGAAAAACACTCCGCAGCATCCGCTACGGAGTGTTCACTATTTTTTTAGCTTTTTCCAACGCTTTTCTTACTTCGGAAAAACCTGTTCCGCCCGCGCTATTGCGGCGGTTAACAGCGGTGTATGGCTTAAGCGCTTCATATATATCTTCTTCAAACAACGGTGACGCTTCCTTATAGACATCCATCGGCAAATCGGCTAAAAATACGCCTTTTTCAATACAAATTAGCACGAGTTTGCCAACAATCTCATGCGCCTCGCGGAATGGTACCCCTTTGTTGGCTAAGTAGTCGGCAAGCTCCGTTGCATTCGAAAAATCTTGTTTTGTCGCTTTTTCCATAACATCGACGTTTACTTTCATCGTTTTAATCATACCAGCGAAGATTTTCAGCGATCCAGTGACCGTTTTCACCGTATCGAACATGCCTTCTTTGTCTTCTTGCATATCTTTGTTGTACGCAAGCGGCGTTCCTTTCATCACTGTCAAAAGCGCTAATAAATTTCCGTATACCCGTCCCGTTTTTCCGCGAATTAATTCTGCCATGTCCGGATTTTTCTTTTGCGGCATAATGCTGCTTCCTGTGGCGAACGCATCGTCAATTTCAATAAATTGAAACTCTTGGCTTGACCAAAGAATAAGCTCCTCGCAAAAACGTGATAAATGCATCATCAGCATGGAGCTGTTGCTTAAAAATTCAATGATAAAATCACGGTCGCTCACCGCATCGATACTGTTTTCGTAGATGCCGTCAAAGCCAAGAAGCTCCGCGGTCAAATGACGGTCAATTGGAAACGTTGTTCCAGCGAGCGCTCCCGCCCCGAGCGGTGATTTATTAATGCGCTTTAATGATTCACGGAATCGCTCGCGGTCGCGTTCAAGCATCCAAAAATACGCAAGCAAATGATGGGCAAACGAAATCGGCTGCGCCCGCTGCAAATGTGTATATCCCGGTACAATTGTTTCCACGTGCTCCTCCGCTTTTTCGACAAGCACCTTTTGCAATTCTTGAATAAGCGCGATGATTTCCGTTACGCGTTTGCGCAAATATAAATGCATATCGGTTGCCACTTGGTCGTTTCGGCTTCTTCCTGTGTGCAGTTTCCCACCGACAGGGCCAATTTCATCAATAAGCATTTTTTCAATATTTAAATGAATATCCTCGTAGGCAACAGAAAATTCGAGCTTGCCTTGTTTCGCTTTTTCTAGCAGCGTAAACAGTCCGGCCTTGATTTTCTCCACATCCTCACTTGGCAAAATTCCGCATTTGCCAAGCATCGTTGCATGAGCGATGCTGCCCTCTATGTCTTCTTCGACTAACTCTTGGTCGAATGGGATCGACGCTCCAAACTCGTCGACCCACTCTTCCGCTGTTTTCTTAAAACGTCCTCCCCAAAGCTTTTTCACACGTTCACCTTCTTTTGATTGTTGACGATGCTGTATACTTTCGTTGGCAA
It encodes:
- a CDS encoding universal stress protein, producing the protein MTMTYKTIVVAIDGSKEAEWAFKKAIQIAKRNNAKLILSHVIDLRSFAAPFELYDSTAVKRSEEYAKELLNGYQQQALDAGLNDVVIDIEFGSPKVKIAKDIAQKYKADLIICGATGLNAVERLLIGSVSEHITRYAKCDVLVVRTEKE
- the argH gene encoding argininosuccinate lyase, producing MKKLWGGRFKKTAEEWVDEFGASIPFDQELVEEDIEGSIAHATMLGKCGILPSEDVEKIKAGLFTLLEKAKQGKLEFSVAYEDIHLNIEKMLIDEIGPVGGKLHTGRSRNDQVATDMHLYLRKRVTEIIALIQELQKVLVEKAEEHVETIVPGYTHLQRAQPISFAHHLLAYFWMLERDRERFRESLKRINKSPLGAGALAGTTFPIDRHLTAELLGFDGIYENSIDAVSDRDFIIEFLSNSSMLMMHLSRFCEELILWSSQEFQFIEIDDAFATGSSIMPQKKNPDMAELIRGKTGRVYGNLLALLTVMKGTPLAYNKDMQEDKEGMFDTVKTVTGSLKIFAGMIKTMKVNVDVMEKATKQDFSNATELADYLANKGVPFREAHEIVGKLVLICIEKGVFLADLPMDVYKEASPLFEEDIYEALKPYTAVNRRNSAGGTGFSEVRKALEKAKKIVNTP
- the ald gene encoding alanine dehydrogenase, encoding MKIGVPKEIKNNENRVAITPAGVMTLVKAGHEVYIEKGAGLGSGFFDEEYEKAGATIVSSAQEAWSSEMVMKVKEPLPQEYSYFREGLILFTYLHLAAEEALTKELIEKKVVGIAYETVQLPNGSLPLLTPMSEVAGRMSVQVGAQFLEKPHGGKGILLGSVPGVRRGKVTIIGGGVAGTNAAKMAVGLGAEVTILDINPDRLRELDDLFGDRVTTLMSNSYNIAESVQQSDLVIGAVLIPGAKAPKLVTEEMIRSMSPGSVLVDIAIDQGGIFETTDRVTTHDDPIYVKHGVVHYAVANMPGAVPRTSTFALTNVTVPYALQIANKGYREACLQNEALLKGINTLNGYITYEAVAQAHGLPYKDAKTLLQQS
- a CDS encoding SDR family oxidoreductase, which codes for MRHALITAGAKGLGRKVTELLLEKGYSVTVNYRSDETAVQSLQEKYAHLKERLQFVRGDVTKKEDLSALVDAALDRFGRIDFLINNAGPYIFERKKLADYTEDEWYEMIEGNLSAVFHLLKKTIPVMRKQRFGRIITYGFQGAAGAPGWPNRSAFSAAKVGLVSLTKTIALEEAEYGITANMVCPGNIVGEMKEATIAYSRTIKDNETPIGRSGTGEDIARVVAFLCEEDSDMITGAIIDVTGGVNVIHRYWT